DNA sequence from the Armatimonadota bacterium genome:
AACGTTTTTCTTTCCCAAAAACGCCATGACTGTGCAGACTGCCTCGTTGATTGAAATTTGGTCTGTCCGCAAGTGCAAGTCTGGTGATTCAGGCGCTTCATAGGGTGATGATATGCCAGTGAAGTCTGGGATTTCATTGGCACGAGCTTTAGCATATAGGCCCTTTGGGTCTCGTGCTTCGCATACTTCAAGTGGGGCGTCAACAAATACTTCAATAAACCGTTCGCTGCCGATGATTTGCCGGGCGTTTAATCGGTCCTTCCTAAATGGCGAAATGAATGAGGTAATGACTATGAGCCCGGCATCGTTAAATAGCTTAGCTACCTCTGCGACACGTCGTATGTTTTCCGTGCGGTCTTCTGGTGAGAAGCCTAGGTCGCGGTTCAGCCCTTGCCGTATGTTGTCTCCATCGAGCACAAAGCATGCGCGTCCTTCCTCAATAAGACGCTTTTCAAGTGCGTAGGCAAGCGTGGACTTGCCTGATGCGGAGAGCCCTGTGAGCCAGATTGTTACAGGGCGTTGACCTAGCACCCTCGACCTGTCTTCGATTCCAACGTAGCCTTTATGGCGCACGATGTGTCGTTCTGGCGCCTCATAGCGGTGGAGGCGGTCGATAATCAACCCTGCACCCACTGTGAAGTTGGTCTGTGGATCTATGACAATGAAGCCGCCGGTCTGCCTGTTATGTTGATACTCGTCGCATAGGATAGGGCGGAACAACTGCATGCTGATGCGTCCAATATCGTTAAGTTGGAGATTGGTGGCTGGTTGCCGATGGAGAGTGCTAGGGTCAATCACGTATTTTAAATCAAAGAACCGTCCTCTAGCAGTAGTTGTAGTATGTTTGATGAGATACTGGCGGTCGAGGCGGAGCGGCTCCTCATGCATCCATATAAGCATTGCTTCCAGCTCATGAGCTATCCAGGGCAGGTTTGCGGGGTGGGCGAGCATATCTCCTCGGCTGATATCGAGCTCATCCTCCAGGCAAATTGTTATTGGCTGTGGTGAGAATGCATAATCAACATCTTGGCGGTCGTAAATAATTCGCGATACACGGCTTGTCTTCCCTGAGGGAAGAACAATCACCTCGTCGTTCACCCTTACCACACCTGACGCCACATTTCCACAGTAGCCCCGAAAATTGCCGCTTGGCCTGAGAACGTATTGGACGGGAAAGCGGAAGTCTATCAGGTTTCGGTCGCTAGCGATGTGGACATTTTCTAAATGTGCGAGAAGCGGGGCTCCTTCATACCAGGACATGTTTGTGCTTCGATACACTACATTGTCGCCATGAAGTGCACTAATCGGGATGAATTCAAGGTCTTGTGTTCGAAGCTTTGAAGCAAATTCTGCATATTCGGCGACGATATTCTCAAAAGCATTTTGAGAATAGCCGACAAGGTCCATTTTGTTCACAGCAACGGTAATATGTGGAATTCCCAGTAGCGATGCTATGAATCCATGGCGCTTTGACTGGGTGGTTACACCATTAAGGGCATCAATTAAAATTACAGCCAAATCCGCGGTTGAAGCTCCTGTGACCATGTTACGCGTATATTGCTCGTGTCCCGGAGTGTCAGCGATGATAAAGCGGCGGCGCGGGGTTGCAAAGTGACGATAGGCGACGTCTATTGTTATTCCTTGTTCGCGCTCTGCTCGAAGGCCATCGGTTAGGAGGGCGAAGTCTACGCCTTCTCGGCCTGCGCGCCGAGAGTCGCTGTGCAGTGCGGCTAGGTGGTCTTCATAAATGCATTTGGCATCATGGAGGAGGCGTCCTATCAGCGTTGATTTTCCATCGTCAACGCTTCCGGCTGTTGTAAAGCGAAGCAGTTCAATCTCTTGAGCTTGTTTTATGAAATCTTCAAGTGTTGGCATCTCGAAAGCTTTAGTTGATTTCTTTTGTCGATTTATAGTTTTTCTACAGAGTTAAAAATAACCTTCGCGCTTCTTTTGCTCCATTGAACTATCTTGGTCATGGTCAATCAGCCTTGTGATGCGCTCTGAATGGCGAACGAGCATCATTTCTTCGATAAT
Encoded proteins:
- the cysN gene encoding sulfate adenylyltransferase subunit CysN — translated: MPTLEDFIKQAQEIELLRFTTAGSVDDGKSTLIGRLLHDAKCIYEDHLAALHSDSRRAGREGVDFALLTDGLRAEREQGITIDVAYRHFATPRRRFIIADTPGHEQYTRNMVTGASTADLAVILIDALNGVTTQSKRHGFIASLLGIPHITVAVNKMDLVGYSQNAFENIVAEYAEFASKLRTQDLEFIPISALHGDNVVYRSTNMSWYEGAPLLAHLENVHIASDRNLIDFRFPVQYVLRPSGNFRGYCGNVASGVVRVNDEVIVLPSGKTSRVSRIIYDRQDVDYAFSPQPITICLEDELDISRGDMLAHPANLPWIAHELEAMLIWMHEEPLRLDRQYLIKHTTTTARGRFFDLKYVIDPSTLHRQPATNLQLNDIGRISMQLFRPILCDEYQHNRQTGGFIVIDPQTNFTVGAGLIIDRLHRYEAPERHIVRHKGYVGIEDRSRVLGQRPVTIWLTGLSASGKSTLAYALEKRLIEEGRACFVLDGDNIRQGLNRDLGFSPEDRTENIRRVAEVAKLFNDAGLIVITSFISPFRKDRLNARQIIGSERFIEVFVDAPLEVCEARDPKGLYAKARANEIPDFTGISSPYEAPESPDLHLRTDQISINEAVCTVMAFLGKKNVL